Proteins encoded within one genomic window of Kibdelosporangium phytohabitans:
- a CDS encoding DUF72 domain-containing protein, whose protein sequence is MWTHKAWSGRFLAQSLPVKQRLRAYAGWCNAVEGNTTFYAIPAHATVETWAQQTDSGFRFVVKLPKVVTHERRLVGVETEMRAFLDAIEPLGERAVLWTQLPGSFGPSDVEALGRFLRRLPADRQRAVEVRHPGFFADPASTSLLEAALDSANAEWLPFDTTVFFRSPPTSEAEQDAWAKKPRLPRRTRALTGHPIVRYLGRDSIETTVEGWQPWTEVVADWLREGRSPTVFVHTPDNDEAPALARRFHDDVRKLVPSLDPLPEPEPVEPATLF, encoded by the coding sequence ATGTGGACTCATAAAGCGTGGTCCGGGCGGTTCCTGGCGCAGTCGCTGCCGGTCAAACAGCGGCTGCGTGCCTATGCCGGCTGGTGCAACGCGGTCGAGGGCAACACCACCTTCTACGCGATCCCCGCCCATGCCACCGTCGAGACGTGGGCGCAGCAGACCGACTCCGGCTTCCGGTTCGTGGTCAAGCTGCCCAAGGTCGTCACGCACGAGCGCCGGTTGGTCGGTGTCGAGACCGAGATGCGGGCGTTCCTCGACGCGATCGAACCCCTCGGCGAACGGGCGGTCCTGTGGACCCAGTTGCCCGGCTCGTTCGGCCCGTCGGACGTCGAAGCCCTCGGCCGGTTCCTGCGCAGGCTCCCCGCCGACCGCCAGCGCGCCGTGGAGGTGCGCCACCCGGGGTTCTTCGCCGACCCAGCCTCCACGTCCCTGCTGGAGGCAGCGCTCGACAGCGCGAACGCCGAATGGTTGCCGTTCGACACCACGGTCTTCTTCCGCAGCCCGCCCACCAGCGAGGCCGAACAGGACGCCTGGGCCAAGAAACCACGGCTGCCGCGGCGCACACGGGCACTGACCGGCCACCCCATCGTCCGCTACCTTGGCCGCGACTCGATCGAGACGACGGTCGAGGGATGGCAGCCCTGGACCGAGGTCGTCGCCGACTGGCTACGTGAGGGCCGGTCACCGACGGTGTTCGTGCACACCCCCGACAACGACGAGGCACCCGCGCTTGCCCGCCGATTCCACGACGACGTGCGAAAGCTCGTGCCCAGCCTCGACCCGCTGCCCGAGCCCGAGCCGGTTGAGCCCGCGACCCTGTTCTGA
- a CDS encoding S8 family serine peptidase, translating into MRERRKLWASTLVAVASAVAAMATATGEAAAQQRESAVEQADQHYPGQYIVVLGSGVRATAEAQAAALTQRYGGEVTGTYSVTLNGFAVRDLSEQQARRLAADPSVKSVHQDGTTRATGEQPNPPSWGLDQIDQRTATLDKKYTYPNSGEGVTAYVIDSGINAQHPEFEGRAGYGYDFVDNDTEASDCFWHGSHVSGTIAGKTVGVAKKAKVVAVRSLGCNGSGPDSATVSAMEWVAKNAVKPAVVNMSLGMDVAGVGDEQVKAMVAKGIVVAVSAGNDGKDACGVSPARVPEAITVGWFNKDRTRGGNHGRCIDLFAPGGNIYSSDHTGAFRTGSGTSMASPHVAGAAALYLSANTGATPQQVSDALVRSASPDLITNPGTDSPNKLLYVGDIGGGTPPKCGARSNDQDVAIPDAGSAVGTSVSQDSCEGKASATLPVRVDIDHSYTGDLAIDLVGPSGTAYPLKRAGGVGESGGVHQSFTVDASREDANGTWQLSVRDTYRFDTGTLTGWSITF; encoded by the coding sequence ATGCGAGAACGCCGGAAGCTGTGGGCGTCCACCTTGGTCGCCGTCGCGTCCGCCGTCGCCGCGATGGCGACCGCGACGGGCGAAGCCGCGGCACAGCAACGGGAATCGGCTGTCGAGCAAGCCGACCAGCACTACCCCGGGCAGTACATTGTGGTACTCGGGAGCGGCGTTCGCGCCACCGCCGAGGCCCAGGCCGCTGCGCTCACCCAGCGCTACGGCGGCGAGGTGACCGGCACGTACTCGGTCACGCTGAACGGTTTCGCTGTGCGCGACCTGTCCGAACAGCAGGCGCGGCGCCTGGCTGCCGACCCGTCGGTCAAGTCGGTGCACCAGGACGGCACAACGAGGGCGACGGGCGAGCAGCCGAACCCGCCGTCGTGGGGCCTTGACCAGATCGACCAGCGAACCGCGACCCTGGACAAGAAGTACACCTACCCGAACTCGGGCGAGGGCGTGACCGCGTACGTCATCGACTCCGGCATCAACGCCCAGCACCCCGAGTTCGAGGGCAGGGCGGGATACGGGTACGACTTCGTCGACAACGACACTGAGGCGAGCGACTGCTTCTGGCACGGCTCGCACGTGTCGGGAACGATCGCGGGCAAGACGGTCGGCGTGGCGAAGAAGGCCAAGGTCGTGGCCGTGCGTTCGCTGGGCTGCAACGGCTCCGGCCCGGACTCGGCCACGGTCAGCGCCATGGAATGGGTGGCCAAGAACGCCGTGAAGCCCGCGGTGGTGAACATGAGCTTGGGCATGGACGTCGCCGGTGTCGGTGACGAACAGGTCAAAGCCATGGTGGCCAAGGGGATCGTGGTGGCGGTGTCCGCGGGGAACGACGGCAAGGACGCGTGCGGCGTCAGCCCCGCACGTGTTCCCGAGGCGATCACCGTCGGCTGGTTCAACAAGGACCGCACCCGGGGCGGGAACCACGGCCGCTGCATCGACCTGTTCGCGCCGGGCGGCAACATCTACTCCAGTGACCACACCGGAGCGTTCCGCACCGGCAGCGGCACGTCCATGGCCTCCCCGCACGTCGCGGGCGCGGCAGCGCTGTACCTGTCCGCGAACACCGGCGCGACCCCGCAGCAGGTCAGCGACGCGCTGGTGCGCAGTGCCAGCCCGGACCTGATCACCAACCCCGGGACGGACTCGCCGAACAAGCTGCTCTACGTCGGCGACATCGGCGGTGGCACACCGCCCAAGTGCGGAGCCAGGAGCAACGACCAGGACGTGGCCATCCCGGACGCCGGCTCGGCGGTGGGCACCTCCGTGAGCCAGGACTCCTGCGAGGGCAAGGCCTCGGCCACGTTGCCGGTGCGGGTCGACATCGACCACAGCTACACCGGAGACCTCGCCATCGATCTGGTCGGGCCCAGCGGGACGGCCTACCCGCTCAAACGCGCGGGTGGCGTCGGTGAGTCCGGTGGTGTGCACCAGAGCTTCACCGTCGACGCCTCACGCGAGGACGCGAACGGCACGTGGCAGCTCTCGGTGCGCGACACCTACCGGTTCGACACCGGCACGCTCACCGGCTGGTCGATCACGTTCTGA
- a CDS encoding ATP-binding protein: MGHDRVNSLSARSGSVPMIGRDAELAAMLGAVRHAPSAVFVEGRAGVGKTRLVAEFAADAARAGDARVVVGACQPLSEPFPYGVLLDCLSQCGDQLHDPGPVTGALRAHLPELADRLPPAPGALGDPEAERHRVFRAVRDLIRCLGPTILVLEDLHWADDETRRVLRFVMGNPPSGLSIVVTYRREDLPTGAPLGHAFHTPHGVTGVDLVLRPFGAVDVRAMVDAVVGAAVTTERFAEAVLAETAGIPFVVEETVRALCDPVRAVCTEEDVPQRILARIDVPVRVADGIREQVGVLPDAARSIAEAAAVLGVPETADVLGAMVGIATTEHLITLVKSGVFVEAAVNRFGFPHNIARRAVYASLPNPRRRQLHERAVAVLSGLDHAPLARLAAHARAAGMKAAWLRYTELAAEAAEETKDVLTAVELLSEVLADPELSSADTNRLAGKLCGYALTGLPGGALTARVEGLLADPRLAPDVRGEVHLWFGLLLQRETGELDRGAEEITRAIDLLGDQPERTARGMAAMAGPYLGTASIAEHRASLDRVEGFADQLPTQALRTALLATTLGGRLIVGDPSAWDRIDRLPSVSDVHNPDEIHHLARAHCNLADACSWIGHYSRAREFLRNGITLAEQVAATYVVGTAEATEVRLDWLSGQWTGLEQRIDRLIGTYANLLLTTDLYLTRGWLAAARGEWLQAEKAFRAAAGSQPTAQVFPVGVSATGGIAGMLLSRGETAAAEEHVERGVAVLRNKGAWVWSGDILPQAVDCYLAAGRVDAARLLVTETTAGLAGVDAPLAYAALTACRARLAAATGDREEAGVLYRKAIDVHRELGLPYRAIQLAEQAETEAPTDAAALDALAQSYDSLGATVDAARCRHRIRSIGVATPSPRGRRGYGSELSPREQDVARLLAGGHTNREIAQALFLSRRTVEEYVVKVRRKLNASSRRDIRL; encoded by the coding sequence GTGGGGCATGATCGCGTGAATTCCCTCTCCGCCCGGTCCGGCTCGGTGCCGATGATCGGCCGGGACGCGGAACTGGCCGCCATGCTCGGCGCGGTGCGGCACGCGCCGTCGGCTGTCTTCGTGGAGGGCCGGGCCGGGGTGGGCAAGACCAGGTTGGTGGCCGAGTTCGCCGCTGACGCTGCCCGCGCTGGGGACGCGCGTGTGGTCGTGGGCGCGTGCCAACCGCTGTCCGAGCCGTTCCCGTACGGGGTGCTCCTGGACTGCCTCAGCCAGTGCGGCGACCAGCTGCACGATCCCGGCCCGGTGACCGGCGCGCTACGGGCTCACCTGCCCGAACTCGCCGACCGACTGCCGCCTGCACCGGGTGCTCTCGGCGACCCCGAGGCCGAACGGCACCGGGTCTTCCGGGCCGTACGTGATCTGATCCGGTGCCTGGGACCGACGATTCTCGTGCTCGAGGACCTGCACTGGGCGGACGACGAGACCCGCCGAGTGTTGCGGTTCGTGATGGGAAACCCGCCATCGGGTTTGTCGATCGTGGTGACCTACCGCCGCGAGGACCTGCCCACGGGAGCGCCACTCGGTCACGCCTTCCACACACCGCACGGGGTCACCGGGGTCGACCTGGTCTTGCGGCCCTTCGGTGCGGTGGACGTGCGCGCCATGGTCGACGCGGTCGTGGGAGCAGCGGTGACGACCGAGCGGTTCGCCGAGGCGGTCCTGGCCGAAACGGCTGGAATCCCTTTCGTGGTCGAGGAAACGGTACGCGCGTTGTGCGATCCGGTGCGGGCGGTGTGCACCGAGGAGGACGTGCCCCAGCGGATCCTGGCCCGGATCGACGTGCCTGTCCGAGTGGCGGACGGGATCAGGGAACAAGTGGGAGTCCTGCCCGATGCCGCGCGGTCCATCGCCGAGGCCGCGGCGGTGCTGGGCGTGCCGGAGACGGCCGACGTCCTGGGCGCCATGGTGGGCATCGCGACAACGGAGCACCTGATCACGCTGGTGAAGTCCGGTGTGTTCGTGGAAGCGGCGGTGAACCGGTTCGGTTTCCCGCACAACATCGCCAGGCGCGCCGTGTACGCATCGCTGCCCAATCCCCGGCGGCGGCAACTGCACGAACGCGCCGTGGCGGTGCTGTCCGGCCTCGACCACGCGCCACTGGCCCGCTTGGCCGCCCACGCCAGAGCAGCGGGCATGAAAGCTGCGTGGCTGCGATACACCGAACTCGCCGCCGAGGCCGCGGAAGAGACCAAGGACGTGCTCACCGCGGTCGAACTGCTGTCCGAGGTACTGGCCGACCCGGAGCTCAGTTCCGCGGACACGAACCGCCTGGCCGGCAAGCTGTGCGGCTACGCCTTGACCGGACTGCCCGGCGGGGCGCTGACCGCGCGTGTCGAAGGCCTGCTGGCGGACCCACGGCTGGCGCCGGACGTCCGGGGTGAGGTGCACCTGTGGTTCGGGCTGCTGCTGCAACGCGAGACCGGCGAACTGGACCGCGGGGCCGAGGAGATCACCCGGGCCATCGACCTGCTCGGCGATCAGCCGGAACGTACCGCGCGCGGCATGGCGGCCATGGCCGGGCCGTACCTGGGGACCGCGTCCATCGCCGAGCACCGGGCCTCGCTCGACCGGGTCGAGGGATTCGCCGACCAGTTGCCCACCCAGGCCCTGCGCACCGCCTTGCTGGCCACGACGCTCGGCGGACGGCTCATCGTCGGCGATCCGAGCGCGTGGGACCGTATCGACCGGCTGCCATCGGTGTCGGACGTGCACAACCCGGACGAGATCCACCACCTGGCCCGGGCGCATTGCAACCTCGCGGACGCGTGCTCGTGGATCGGGCACTACTCGCGGGCACGGGAGTTCCTGCGCAACGGGATCACCCTGGCCGAGCAAGTGGCCGCCACGTACGTCGTCGGCACCGCCGAGGCGACGGAGGTCCGGCTCGATTGGCTCAGCGGGCAGTGGACGGGACTGGAACAGCGGATCGACCGACTGATCGGAACGTACGCGAACCTGCTGCTGACCACCGACCTGTATCTCACCCGAGGCTGGCTGGCCGCGGCACGCGGCGAATGGCTGCAAGCCGAGAAGGCCTTCCGCGCGGCGGCTGGTTCCCAGCCCACCGCCCAGGTGTTCCCGGTGGGCGTCTCGGCGACGGGAGGCATCGCGGGGATGCTGCTCAGCAGGGGCGAGACAGCCGCGGCGGAAGAACATGTGGAACGCGGCGTGGCGGTGTTGCGGAACAAGGGCGCGTGGGTGTGGTCGGGCGACATCCTGCCCCAAGCCGTCGACTGTTACCTGGCGGCCGGTCGCGTGGACGCTGCCCGGCTGCTCGTCACGGAGACGACCGCCGGTCTGGCAGGTGTCGACGCCCCACTGGCCTATGCGGCACTTACCGCCTGTCGTGCGAGGCTTGCCGCGGCGACGGGTGACCGCGAAGAAGCCGGCGTGCTCTACCGGAAGGCGATCGACGTGCACCGGGAGCTGGGTTTGCCGTACCGGGCCATCCAACTCGCCGAGCAAGCCGAAACCGAGGCCCCCACCGACGCCGCGGCGCTCGACGCGCTGGCCCAGTCCTACGACTCCCTGGGCGCGACTGTCGACGCCGCTCGCTGCCGTCACCGCATCCGCAGCATCGGTGTGGCCACCCCGTCACCGCGCGGCCGACGCGGCTACGGCAGCGAACTGTCCCCGCGTGAACAGGACGTCGCCCGCCTCCTGGCAGGCGGCCACACCAACCGCGAGATCGCCCAGGCCCTGTTTCTCTCCCGCCGCACAGTCGAGGAGTACGTGGTCAAGGTCCGCCGCAAGCTGAACGCCTCCTCCCGCCGCGACATCCGCCTCTGA
- a CDS encoding helix-turn-helix transcriptional regulator, whose protein sequence is MSLVGRDVEQARVQRLLKDARDERSGALGLRGAPGIGKSVLLDHAVSIAEAEGMRVVRGAGIESGSELAYGGLHQLLFPHLDRLAALPTPQATALRCAFGLAEGDEANRFLISAGTLSLLADLAEDSPLLCVVDDLQWLDPGSVEALLFAVRRFVADPIAVLFAVRETTAPVAFAGVEVVDLPSLAAPDAARLLDDHAPELAERMRTRVLAESGGNPLAIIEFGLSRLAARDVDESDPAEQVGPLPVTRRVQEAFRHQIVELPDPAQRALLVAAADTAAPLATILHVIESLGGAAGDLAPAERDRLVRIDSRITFRHPLVRAAAYQDAPLHRRIEVHRAYAEALRADADADRRAWHLAAATTKPDEAVAAELEGVAERAWHRGGAMAVCAAHERAGRLSADRELKARRIVRASQAAFDAGKADRAARLAAEALALTTDTGVRADAIYTRGAVEYERTSPRADAELTLEAAALVRDTDPERAALTLYEAVHAARHGAAHDLLQRAAELMRGFTPPEHWAPVVAALLGWAELFAGRPELAVGPMRDLRTATRSGGNDLMHRITAGFGGLMIADDDGVIAGTEDMLAEVRATGALGWVPYTLNVLAVARLLRGEFADARACVAEGAAVSAELGNTTERLAHRSVEVWLHAVSGDEARCRALAEEVLPRARTRHRVNAEIADWGLGMLDLSARRFGQAADRLEHVSRGPASRDLLVRAVPDLVEAAVRGGMPDRTHGPLAAFRHWAEHVDRPVATGLALRCRALLADDGDADALYAEALRLHERHGGPYERARTQLVYGEWLRRQRRRTEARAHLAAAVSAFERLGAQLWAERARGELAAFGERSDEPRRSGPLTLLTPQELQVVRLAATGHTNKEIAAQLFLSPRTVGHHLYKAYPKLGVTARAELADLV, encoded by the coding sequence ATGTCGCTGGTGGGAAGGGACGTCGAGCAGGCGCGGGTTCAGCGCCTGCTGAAGGATGCGCGCGACGAACGCAGCGGGGCGCTGGGGCTGCGGGGCGCACCGGGCATCGGGAAATCGGTCCTGCTCGACCACGCTGTGTCGATCGCCGAAGCCGAGGGCATGCGGGTGGTCCGCGGCGCCGGGATCGAGTCCGGCTCCGAGCTGGCGTACGGCGGCCTGCACCAACTCCTGTTCCCGCACCTGGATCGGTTGGCCGCCCTGCCCACTCCTCAGGCGACGGCGCTGCGTTGCGCGTTCGGCCTGGCCGAGGGAGACGAGGCCAACCGGTTCCTGATCTCCGCAGGCACCCTGTCGTTGCTGGCCGACCTGGCCGAGGATTCCCCGCTGCTGTGCGTGGTCGACGACCTGCAATGGCTCGACCCGGGTTCCGTGGAGGCGCTGTTGTTCGCGGTCCGCCGCTTCGTGGCCGACCCGATCGCGGTGCTGTTCGCGGTGCGCGAGACGACGGCGCCGGTCGCGTTCGCGGGCGTCGAGGTCGTGGATCTGCCCAGCCTCGCCGCGCCCGATGCCGCCCGGCTGCTCGACGACCACGCACCGGAACTCGCCGAACGGATGCGGACCAGGGTTCTCGCGGAGTCCGGCGGCAATCCACTGGCGATCATCGAGTTCGGGTTGTCCCGGCTCGCGGCTCGCGATGTGGACGAGTCCGACCCGGCCGAGCAGGTCGGCCCGCTGCCGGTGACCCGCCGCGTGCAGGAGGCGTTCCGGCACCAGATCGTGGAGCTTCCCGACCCCGCCCAACGCGCGCTTCTGGTGGCGGCAGCCGACACGGCGGCGCCCCTCGCGACGATCCTGCACGTGATCGAATCCCTCGGTGGCGCGGCCGGCGACCTGGCGCCCGCCGAACGTGACCGGCTGGTCCGGATCGACAGCCGGATCACGTTCCGCCACCCCCTGGTACGGGCAGCTGCCTACCAGGACGCGCCGTTGCACCGGCGGATCGAGGTACATCGCGCGTACGCCGAGGCGCTGCGCGCGGACGCCGATGCCGACCGCCGGGCCTGGCATCTCGCTGCCGCCACCACCAAACCCGATGAGGCGGTGGCCGCCGAACTCGAAGGCGTGGCGGAGCGGGCCTGGCACCGAGGCGGCGCGATGGCGGTGTGCGCCGCCCACGAACGCGCCGGTCGGCTCAGTGCCGACCGGGAGCTCAAGGCCCGGCGTATCGTCCGGGCCAGCCAGGCCGCGTTCGACGCGGGCAAGGCCGACCGCGCCGCCCGGCTGGCGGCCGAAGCGCTCGCGCTCACCACCGACACCGGCGTCCGGGCCGATGCCATCTACACGCGCGGCGCTGTGGAGTACGAACGCACCTCGCCGCGGGCCGACGCGGAGCTGACGCTCGAGGCAGCCGCGTTGGTGCGCGACACCGATCCGGAGCGCGCCGCGCTCACGCTCTACGAGGCCGTGCACGCCGCCCGGCACGGGGCGGCGCACGACCTGCTGCAGCGTGCGGCGGAGCTGATGCGCGGGTTCACCCCGCCGGAGCACTGGGCACCGGTTGTCGCCGCCCTTCTCGGGTGGGCGGAGCTCTTCGCCGGACGCCCGGAGCTGGCCGTCGGCCCGATGCGGGATCTCCGCACGGCCACACGCAGCGGCGGGAACGACCTGATGCATCGCATCACAGCCGGGTTCGGCGGGCTCATGATCGCCGACGACGACGGCGTCATCGCCGGGACCGAGGACATGCTGGCCGAGGTGCGGGCCACCGGGGCGCTGGGATGGGTCCCGTACACCCTGAACGTGCTCGCCGTGGCGCGACTGTTGCGCGGCGAGTTCGCGGACGCCCGCGCGTGTGTGGCGGAAGGCGCAGCCGTGAGCGCCGAACTCGGGAACACGACCGAGCGCCTGGCCCACCGGTCGGTGGAGGTGTGGTTGCACGCCGTGTCGGGTGACGAGGCACGCTGCCGGGCACTTGCCGAGGAAGTGCTCCCGCGAGCCCGGACCCGGCACCGCGTCAATGCCGAGATCGCGGACTGGGGCCTCGGCATGCTCGACCTTTCCGCCCGGCGGTTCGGGCAAGCGGCCGACCGGCTCGAGCACGTGTCCCGGGGACCTGCGAGCCGCGACCTGCTGGTCCGGGCGGTGCCGGATCTGGTGGAAGCAGCCGTGCGCGGCGGCATGCCGGATCGCACGCACGGACCACTGGCAGCGTTCCGGCACTGGGCCGAGCACGTCGACCGCCCGGTCGCCACCGGGCTCGCCCTGCGGTGCCGGGCCCTGCTGGCCGACGACGGCGACGCCGACGCGCTGTACGCCGAGGCGCTGCGGCTCCACGAGCGGCACGGCGGCCCCTACGAGCGCGCCCGCACCCAGCTGGTCTACGGCGAGTGGCTGCGGCGTCAGCGCCGCCGTACCGAGGCACGTGCCCATCTCGCGGCGGCGGTGTCCGCGTTCGAGCGCCTCGGCGCGCAGCTCTGGGCCGAGCGTGCGCGCGGCGAACTGGCCGCCTTCGGCGAACGGAGCGACGAGCCTCGGCGCAGCGGCCCGCTCACCCTGTTGACCCCGCAGGAGCTGCAGGTCGTACGGCTGGCCGCCACCGGTCACACCAACAAGGAGATCGCCGCACAGCTCTTCCTCAGCCCACGGACCGTCGGCCACCACCTGTACAAGGCGTACCCGAAACTCGGCGTCACCGCACGCGCCGAACTGGCTGACCTCGTCTGA
- a CDS encoding class I SAM-dependent methyltransferase: MAESAVEPLDVSETRTAYDTVAASYEVSLRDALAANPWDRAVLDIFADLVGSAAPVADLGCGPGRITGYLAGLGLEVFGVDLSPAMVEVAQRVHPRLRFEVGSMSALTLADASLAGVVAWYSIIHTPPTTESSVPGNSAATTRATDGRHSITAIAVLTGSAAKSTPTVRISPHHARQDVPRSLNIRCRYSGRKPMCWRGCVDAIRANTVSLAVPPSTAGQAAGHTVMRRVPPGGHAPRPCFAAHARPAWPIRSRRRRSRLR; this comes from the coding sequence ATGGCCGAATCTGCTGTCGAACCCTTGGATGTGTCCGAGACTCGCACTGCCTACGACACCGTTGCCGCTTCGTACGAGGTGTCACTGCGGGACGCTCTCGCGGCGAATCCGTGGGACCGCGCGGTGCTGGACATATTCGCGGACTTGGTGGGGTCGGCGGCTCCGGTGGCCGATCTCGGCTGCGGCCCGGGGCGGATCACCGGGTATCTGGCAGGGCTGGGGCTGGAGGTGTTCGGTGTGGACCTCTCCCCCGCCATGGTCGAGGTGGCCCAGCGGGTACATCCGCGGCTGCGGTTCGAGGTGGGGTCGATGTCCGCGTTGACGCTGGCGGACGCGTCGCTGGCGGGTGTGGTGGCGTGGTACTCGATCATCCACACGCCGCCGACCACGGAGTCATCCGTACCCGGCAACTCCGCGGCAACAACTCGGGCGACCGATGGTCGCCATTCGATCACCGCGATCGCGGTGTTGACTGGTTCAGCCGCCAAATCGACACCCACCGTCCGCATAAGTCCTCACCATGCCAGACAAGATGTGCCTCGGTCACTGAACATCCGTTGCAGGTATTCCGGTAGGAAGCCGATGTGTTGGCGCGGGTGCGTGGACGCAATCCGCGCCAACACGGTGAGCCTGGCCGTGCCGCCCTCGACGGCAGGTCAGGCCGCCGGCCACACCGTCATGCGGAGGGTTCCTCCTGGAGGGCACGCACCTCGACCCTGCTTCGCAGCGCACGCGAGGCCTGCTTGGCCCATTCGATCGCGACGTCGTCGTTCTCGGCTTCGATGA
- a CDS encoding YciI family protein: protein MTKYFLSLPHDSAEEPTMESMDPAELQEIIAAVGAFNTAVQEAGAFVTAGGLQPPSTATTVDYSGDTPVLTPGPFVEAKEYLGGFWIIEAENDDVAIEWAKQASRALRSRVEVRALQEEPSA, encoded by the coding sequence ATGACGAAGTACTTCCTGAGCCTCCCGCACGACTCCGCCGAGGAGCCGACGATGGAGAGCATGGACCCCGCGGAGCTGCAGGAGATCATCGCCGCGGTCGGTGCGTTCAACACCGCCGTCCAGGAAGCGGGCGCGTTCGTGACCGCCGGAGGCCTGCAGCCACCGTCGACCGCGACCACAGTGGACTACTCCGGTGACACCCCCGTGCTCACACCAGGCCCGTTCGTCGAGGCCAAGGAGTACCTCGGCGGTTTCTGGATCATCGAAGCCGAGAACGACGACGTCGCGATCGAATGGGCCAAGCAGGCCTCGCGTGCGCTGCGAAGCAGGGTCGAGGTGCGTGCCCTCCAGGAGGAACCCTCCGCATGA
- a CDS encoding trypsin-like serine protease: protein MRTPRFVAVITLALASLTLPVMATASAAPTDRISIAATPTDQLRPDGAGVQIVNGERTTVKEYPFVIAGMRVGGGGPQGQSCTASVVGKRKILTAAHCMVDATGAKSYIYGDDDLNTPGDETFRTAVASFKTHPGYTGSGGWRTGNDVAVVTTVDDLPVPENQWAKVAGSADGALTQPGKSGTSVGYGKTSSGGGSGELRKTTLPVNDPSTCQVFDIRVNGDLMVCTGYNDGRTANCSGDSGGPFIVDGVIVGVSSWGSSKCDRYSIMARLTNAMGDWARTEIGGNPPGDGKFAVALAPAAGKAEPGKHVSTSVTTTAGDQGPEKLDLSASALPAGTTATFQPSSTVNSGEVAKLTLETSASTPAGTYKVTVTAKGASGTKTAEYTLTVVDGGTTNGPKLSVSPNSGTVPPGGYANATITVTGGTGSVRLSGAGLPNPPTFSPQTVKPGGSSRMTVMGPYQRGTYKVTITATDTAGKTGTTEYTLTVR from the coding sequence ATGAGAACACCACGCTTCGTCGCGGTCATCACCCTGGCTTTGGCCTCGCTGACGTTGCCCGTCATGGCCACCGCCAGCGCCGCGCCGACCGACAGGATCAGCATCGCGGCGACCCCGACCGACCAGCTCCGCCCAGACGGCGCGGGAGTCCAGATCGTCAACGGGGAACGCACCACCGTCAAGGAATACCCGTTCGTCATCGCGGGAATGCGTGTCGGGGGCGGTGGTCCGCAGGGACAGTCCTGCACCGCCTCCGTCGTCGGTAAGCGCAAGATACTGACCGCGGCGCACTGCATGGTCGACGCCACCGGTGCCAAGAGCTACATCTACGGCGACGACGACCTGAACACACCGGGCGACGAGACGTTCCGCACGGCCGTCGCCTCGTTCAAGACCCATCCCGGCTACACCGGCTCCGGCGGCTGGCGGACCGGCAACGACGTCGCGGTGGTCACCACCGTCGACGACCTCCCGGTGCCGGAGAACCAGTGGGCGAAGGTAGCGGGCTCCGCGGATGGCGCGCTGACCCAGCCAGGCAAGTCGGGCACGTCCGTCGGTTACGGCAAGACGTCGTCAGGCGGCGGCTCCGGGGAGCTCCGCAAGACCACCCTGCCGGTCAACGACCCCAGCACCTGCCAGGTCTTCGACATCCGGGTCAACGGTGATCTGATGGTGTGCACGGGCTACAACGACGGGCGCACCGCGAACTGCTCGGGTGACAGCGGCGGACCGTTCATCGTGGACGGTGTGATCGTCGGTGTCTCGTCGTGGGGTTCCAGCAAATGCGACCGTTACAGCATCATGGCCCGGCTGACCAACGCGATGGGCGACTGGGCTCGTACCGAGATCGGCGGAAACCCGCCTGGCGACGGCAAGTTCGCGGTGGCACTGGCACCGGCCGCCGGCAAGGCGGAACCCGGCAAACACGTCTCCACCAGCGTCACCACGACCGCGGGCGACCAGGGCCCGGAGAAGCTGGACCTGAGTGCGTCCGCCCTGCCCGCCGGGACGACGGCCACATTCCAGCCCTCGTCGACCGTCAACTCCGGTGAGGTGGCCAAGCTGACGCTGGAAACCTCGGCCAGCACCCCGGCGGGCACCTACAAGGTCACCGTCACGGCCAAGGGCGCGTCCGGCACCAAGACCGCCGAGTACACGCTCACGGTCGTTGACGGTGGCACCACCAATGGGCCCAAGCTGTCTGTCTCGCCGAACTCCGGCACCGTCCCGCCCGGCGGCTACGCCAACGCCACGATCACCGTCACCGGCGGCACGGGGTCCGTCCGGCTCAGCGGCGCCGGTCTGCCCAACCCGCCGACGTTCTCGCCGCAGACCGTCAAACCCGGCGGCAGCTCGCGGATGACGGTCATGGGTCCGTACCAGCGCGGCACCTACAAGGTGACCATCACCGCGACCGACACCGCGGGCAAGACCGGAACCACGGAGTACACCCTCACTGTCCGGTGA